The following nucleotide sequence is from Triticum dicoccoides isolate Atlit2015 ecotype Zavitan chromosome 7B, WEW_v2.0, whole genome shotgun sequence.
tcttcgcccctcttccgttcgtgcgTTTTCGGTTTGCTCGTTTGCTAGATTGGTTTGTTAACAACATGTCTGAATCCGGGGAGGTTATCGTTGAACATCTTGAGGAAAAACTTGGATATTGTTCTTTGGATCATCAAACTGAAAATCCTCCTAATTACAAAGCAAAAACTTTTCATGTGGGTGATGTtaatattattggaaaaagtgGTATTCAAGAATTCTTCAATTGTGCGGGATCTATGCCTATTAATAAAATATCTATTCTTATCAATACAAATTGTTATGTGGTTGCCATTGTTATGCTTGTTGAGAAACTATAAAGAAAATTTGTGCACATTCATCCTGCTTTGCAAAAAGTGTTTTACGAGCTTCCCAACATTAATCATCctatagctaaaaagattgccACTATCATTCTTATGCGTGAATTTGATTTTATAATACAAGAAGCTAGGGATATTTTTGCTTTCTATATAAACTAGTTGACccattgcgccaaatggcgcagagacctgctgccaacatgttgtcgatgaaaatagtttcatgctgcaagaaccttcaactaaatcATGCTATTCTTTAAACATGTTTATTACGTTGTTAAATAATAGTCTGAGAAAAGGGAAACTTTGCATAATATGAATATCTCAGTTTGAAAATATGGGCACTATGATGAGAGAGTAAAGTTGGCatggttgtatttttttagcaagtttggaaacatggttatcatgatgagaaacctggctatgcatatttttcctaaaaaAGAGGGAAAAGGATAAGAAACCTAAGAAAAAAACATGTCTTTGTTGTGCATATACGGAGATATAGGGATCAGGAGGTATTAGGATAGCTCATATGTTATTTAGCCCAACCCacgtagagcaatgcatgtggcctGTGAGGAGCTGAATAAGAAACGGCAGGGGGTGGAGCAAGCGAAGATTATCTATCCCCTTCCTTTTTTTCTCGGTTCATCAGCTGGATAAAAAATGGCGCAGAAATTccatgttttagttgttttagtagCGGGCAAGTATATATGATAACAAATTTAATCCCCTTTAATAAAAATAGAGACGTGTCATCTACAATGAGATATACCTACACATTTTAATTTGGTAGTAGAATCCCATTTCAAGACCATGTCATGTTGAAAAAATGAGTATTTTTCAGTAATCTCCCGTTGCGCCAAATTGCGAACACACCATACGTGCTTTGAAAATATTccatttatcagttttgagcaagcaCATATGGTTACTATTCTAACCACTATATAAACAAAATGAATGGGGGCTTGTATAAGGATAACTAAAGTTCAAAAGGAAAAAGTGTTATATGTGTTGTTTTTCCGATGATTTGGGTCTTGGAACACCTGAATAGGAAAGCATAGTATTGCAAGTAAGAAAATGTGAAACATTGCTAACAACTTGCCTCGTATACATGATAGTTTTAGGCCATACAAGCAGTGGGGAAAAGAAAAGCAATCTATATGTGATGAAGCAAGCCTAAGTCAAATAGGTAATGCCCATACAACCAAATTCATTACAATAGATGGATTTCAGTCCTAAAACTGGAAAGTAAATATGCATAACAGAAGTGAATCTAGAACGTGGTTTATACAACTTCATGAATATACTTAATATCCTGGTAGCACCATATCCATACTACTTGAGGAAGTAAATAATCAAATGACAATCACACATGAGTTGTAGGGTTTTATCGTTTCCACTTTACAATCCGAACAAAACTATATAGTTGATCTGCAAGTAATTACATGTCACGACAATGGCTTTGACAAATATCCATCTTTTATGGCATAAACACATATATATTGATTACAGTCAGTAATGAGAAGTGATGGTAGCTCACTATAACATCGTCCACACGCTTACTTTTACCAAAGCGCTGTTAACAGAGAGCCTCAATCGATCCCTTATTGTATTAGCTAAGGGGAGGTTTCGTGTGATTTTGATATTTCTCCAGCTTACGTTTTTCGAGTTGCCACGACTATGGTGGATGTCTTAAGATTGTCAGAATCAACATTCAAATAGTAATGGGTATAATACAGTGTAGGAAACATGGAATTCTACCTATAGCTAGACCCATCAATAAGCAATATAGATTTGCCCCAATGGCAGTGTTAACATGAAAATAACAGAAGGTGAGAGATAAAAGCTAGGTGGTAGGACTGTAAAGAGTGGCTGCAAGTCAGCGTCTCTAGTATTCAGTCACAAAGACATTCAACTCCAGCCAGAGCAATTCTCAGCCATGCTTCCTTCTCAGTAGCACAACAGCTGAAAAATGTAACTTTCTTAATAACTGTACATCAATACCGCAAATACACACTTACTGTGATAGATTCCAAACTTAGTACAAATTCCCCTCTCCAGTTCATCTTGAAATTAAGAGTTAGAAGAAAGTAAGATTTCCATTTGTGCTATACCAATCAGGATACATTCACTGTTGAAAACTATATATATAGATGATCATGCGGCCAGAGCTAGCGCTCAGCAACAATAGTCCAGTTCTCTTTTGTCCGCCACTTTCTCAAACTTAAGATGAATTGCTCGTTCCTATCTCTATGCCGTTACAAATGAGCAGACGACATTTAGCACGGAAGGCTGAAATTTCTAGGCATCAATCTTGTGAACAGATGAGTTATGAAGCAAAAGATGCATACTGCAGAGTAAAACTACATGAGAAATGATTAGTGGAAAACAATATAATTTGTTTATTGTAAGAACTGAAAACACCAGAGAACCAATATACTTCTTATAGTAATAATTCATATCCAAAAAGTAATCGATTATGGGAGCATCTAACGTTGATTTAAGCAGACATTTCATAAAAACATGTCAAAGAATTATCAATTATATCCAACTAATTACTAAAACGGGATTTACTGTCAGTATACATCTATATTCAGTTAGAAATTATGGAGATCCAAGGAGAATTATCTAGGTTGTATGACATGAGTGCATAAATCTTACAGAGGCTAATTAATCATCAGATACCTTAACGTCTCAAAAAGCTTAATCCTTAGAATATTTCCATATCTAGAATGAAAATAATCACATCATGTAATTACTAAAACAGGTACAAAATACAGTCAAGTCGATTTTTCATTTTTACAGAACAATAGGTGAGCATGACATTGAGCTATCGTATCACTAAAATGTAGCAGCCAATGGGACCAGCAGAAACCTATACATCTAGAAGAAAATAGTATCCAAAATTGTACCATTGAAGGGAACTGATACTCAGACCAAGATAAAGTCTGCTTCACGGCCACACACACACATTCAGTTACAATCAGCTTAGTCGGCCTGTGAGAGGAGCCTGTGTGTACATATTGGACACTACCTGGATACATATAGTTTGTTGTGATGGAAGTCTCGGGCTCGTAATGTGGAGATGGATGACTCAAGCAGAGCGACAACATGTGTACACATAGAAAATAATATAGTGGTTACTTATCAAACTCAGTTATTGTCTCAACTGGAAACATGCAAGCGGAATTCTGAGAAGAGATAATGTCGCAATCATCCAAATGTGCGATTAAAAAAGTGGTATGAAATTGAAGGATTTCTATTAACTTGCAAAATCAGAATAGTATTGTCAAAGTGCAATATTATTTCAATTTACTAAAAACTCAAAAATGCTTGATCGTTAAGAACTTCTTTGGAAGTCAAGTTAAAAGTCCAGGTGGATTAATATTCTTAGGATAACTGGCCAAGTATATGTGCTATATTGAGTCTTCAGTTTAGGTTCTGTATATATAGATTCCTAGCCAAAAATTACAGCCTATACTAATACTCATCCAAATGTGCGATTAAAAAAGTGGTATGAAACTGAAGGATTTCTATTAACTTGCAAAATCAGAATAGTATTGTCAAAGTGCAACATTATTTCAATTTACTAAAAACTCAAAAATGCTTGATCGTTAAGAACTTCTTTGGAAGTCAAGTTAAAAGTCCAGGTGGATTAATATTCTTAGGATAACTGGCCAAGTATATGTGCTATATTGAGTNNNNNNNNNNNNNNNNNNNNNNNNNNNNNNNNNNNNNNNNNNNNNNNNNNNNNNNNNNNNNNNNNNNNNNNNNNNNNNNNNNNNNNNNNNNNNNNNNNNNNNNNNNNNNNNNNNNNNNNNNNNNNNNNNNNNNNNNNNNNNNNNNNNNNNNNNNNNNNNNNNNNTATGAAATTGAAGGATTTCTATTAACTTGCAAAATCAGAATAGTATTGTCAAAGTGCAACATTATTTCAATTTACTAAAAACTCAAAAATGCTTGATCGTTAAGAACTTCTTTGGAAGTCAAGTTAAAAGTCCAGGTGGATTAATATTCTTAGGATAACTGGCCAAGTATATGTGCTATATTGAGTCTTCAGTTTAGGTTCTGTATATATAGATTCCTAGCCAAAAATTACAGCCTATACTAATATTGTAATACATGACTGGATATCAAGATCGCCAGGATAAATAGTTTCCTTATAGAATCACGTATGGTTGTGCAGCTAATTAAACATCTAGATAAATATAAAGGATATACCTTCTTTTCATCTGACAATCTCCCGTAATCAACCACACTTGTAATATCTTGAAAGGAGTTTGTGCCTGTAATTGGGAGGGTCTTGTGAAATGTTTAATCTAGTTATCCTTGCCTTCCACTGTAGATAACCAGGTGCAGTACTGATCAAACAAAAAGAAATATTCACAAGAAATGAAAAGAGGGTTCAACATTGCAAATAAAAAATAGACCTGGCGGAAAATCAAAAGCTTATAGACACAAACAGAAATAGTTGGTACCCAGATCTTCAGATCGGAAATGACTTAGATTTATTTTTTCCTTAGATTGCAAGGATCAGATCATTAGATTAGTTAGTACTGCTCACAAAAAGGTCCAAGTGCAAGTACTCACACGCCAATGGAAGGCAGACTTTTTGCTTCATTCCCATACAATGCCTGAAACCAGCAAGCACTAGGATGGTGATTAGAACTCTGAATTTACACGCAGATTAAGGAGAAACACACACACAAAGCTTCGATACAAAGTTCAGTTAGGGTCCTCTCCGAGGAAAAGGTAGCCCCTCCTCACCATCATCCTTCTAGAAAGTGCATAAACTGGGACTTATAATTAAGAAATTGCCACACATCAGTAAGCACGCACACATCACACACGCTGCAAGTAAGGCAGAACTGCGAGAGCAGAGACGATATGTCACGGTGGTGACCTGCACACCTCATGTGGAGTATGGAGAGGAGGGAGAGGCCTACCTGGCTGGTGTCGCTCTTCCAGGGCACAGACCGGCGAAAGAAGACGGCAGCGCAAAATCCTTCCTGGGGTCGCGCACCGGAGGTGGGCTCGATTGGCTGGCCATGGACGTTCTCATCCCATCTCCATGGCctgtctcctctccttccttctcttctgcaGGGACGGATCCATGGGGTCGCTCTCTGCCTGGAggttcccgccgccgccggagaaccTCGCCTCCGTGCCCGCACGCCTCGTATCCGTCGAGATGGATGAGATGcgggaggatggaggaggaagcgAGCCTGGAGGCGGCTTGGGGACCGGAGCGCTGCAGCTTCGACCCTGATGCACCTTGCCCCTATTGCCGGCGTCTCCCCAACCCCGTGGGGCATGCACCGACTGGATCTCCAGCCTCACTGCTCCCCCACGTCCGGAGGAGCTCGTCGTCACCTCGCAACGATCGATCCACCATTGGGGCGCCTGGATCTCCTCTTCCTCATCCGGGCATCGATCGATCCACCGTTGGGGCGCCCGGATCTCCTCTTCCTCATCCGGATCCTGGTCTGCTGCTTCTGACCATGGAGGGGCGTGCCTCTTGAAGAGGCCATGGCCGCAGCGGGGACGCGGTATGGcaggtggcggcggccggcgcaTTGGGGGAGGAAGAGAGGGATAAGGGAGGCGGCTGCATCGATCTGGGAGCCCTTGAAAGGGTAGGGTTTGTGCGGGACGGTGACCAAGCGTGAGGATCCTCTGACGTACGGCAGCCTGccgttctgtcactgacatgtgagcTTTTTGGgaacctggcccacatgtcagtggcccaACGGCACGTAGCGCACGTCAGAGGAGCGTCCTCCGCTGACCAATGGATGTGGCTCTCGCACGATCTCCCGCAAATGGCACGACGTGCATGCGGCGTGCAGGGACAGGGTGCGCACACACCACGAAGCGGTTGACCCAGCCAACCAGCACATCGCATGAGCCCACACGTCATTGGCCAATGCGAGGTTACCACGCGGTGAAAACGAGCAGCGTGACCATCCGACGTTTCAGATCACGCAGAAGGCTATTTTAACCACCATCGAACGGCCGACGAAGCAGGAAATCGAGGGAGCCTCCTGGGAGCGAGTTGGCTAGCGTCTGTTTTGTTTTAAATGATGTTGAACACTAATGTAGGGTGGAATCCTAGAtgtccgatctttcacgattggagtgagTCCTGccaagaacacgagggaaaacactaGGAgtgaaatcaatcaaaccaacaatATTCTATTACACATGTACTAGATCCTCAAAATACAAAGAGATACACGTAGCAAGTTCTTCttagtgaggaggtcttgagggtcttcccgtgaggggtcttgaatccaagatggatcttctctgTAGAGGTCGCGGTCTCTCTTGGTGGGGTAGAtccgaatggatgagcaaagctctatctcacaaatgagctaaaccatTGCTAACCCTAATACAGGGGACGAGTAtttatagtccaaggggtaagctggggatacatggggtgaaaccccttttactacgcacaggcagggcggtagtactgGTCATGGGGGCGGTTATGCCACTAGTAGCTCAGGTGTTGGTTCCTGGAGGTGTTTCCGGAGGTGCTTAGCGGTTGT
It contains:
- the LOC119336753 gene encoding uncharacterized protein LOC119336753 isoform X2; the protein is MPHGVGETPAIGARCIRVEAAALRSPSRLQARFLLHPPASHPSRRIRGVRARRRGSPAAAGTSRQRATPWIRPCRREGRRGDRPWRWDENVHGQPIEPTSGARPQEGFCAAVFFRRSVPWKSDTSQALYGNEAKSLPSIGVGRQG
- the LOC119336753 gene encoding uncharacterized protein LOC119336753 isoform X1; the protein is MPHGVGETPAIGARCIRVEAAALRSPSRLQARFLLHPPASHPSRRIRGVRARRRGSPAAAGTSRQRATPWIRPCRREGRRGDRPWRWDENVHGQPIEPTSGARPQEGFCAAVFFRRSVPWKSDTSQALYGNEAKSLPSIGVTAPGYLQWKARITRLNISQDPPNYRHKLLSRYYKCG